In Syngnathoides biaculeatus isolate LvHL_M chromosome 19, ASM1980259v1, whole genome shotgun sequence, the genomic window AGTCCGAAAAGCAATAAGTGTCACCTCCAGATGATGATAAACGagattttggaataaaaccctCGTTTATTCGCCACGGAGATTCTAACTTCTGTGAGGCCAATCAGGTTGGTAAGCACGGTGTAATATCTCGCGACTGGCAGCGTGCCACCATCGTGTACTTTAATTAAATGCATTTGCACAAGAGAAAGTCATAAAGAACGGGCTATACTTTGgggaaattatttgattttatccCCTGCTGGATTTGAAAGTTTGCTCACTTAAAAGAAACAAAGTcgtatttttttatggtttataATTTATGGTAACGGGAAGAATATCAATCAATCAGTTGGATTGGGGGACTTGACCTCCGTCCGCAGGTTTTCTAGTCTGGGGACTCACGTGGACAGCTAAAACTTACAAGGTCAAGTTTATTTATCCTTCTGTATATTTTTCACTCATAACAGTCATATTTCAAAAAAACATCCCCTTGTTGCTTTCCATAATTCTTTCAATCTCTTTGTTGCAACCTAACTTGTGACACTCGAACTATAAATACAGTACTAACAATTACATAAAGATCCACAAGTTATGTTTTATTATTGGATTTACACCTGGCGAGCAGAATCACTGATGGCATGGAGGTACACACGCCTACCTTCGgtgtgtgggatcgattcccgctcagtgatggtttcgatatctgccctgcgactgatgggcgaccggttcagggcgtagtctgaCTTTCGTCCGAAGctagctccagctttcccgcaactcttgtgaggataagcggcatggataATGACATCTGGCGAGCTGTTTTCCTCCTTTTAACAATTAATCAAAATGGCCTATTAACCTCTATTTCtgttcaaatagttttttttttttaaactttatatCAATGCGGGAACACACATTACTAATAAATCTCATTGAACCCCCCCCCAGTTAACGCGGATATTGTAGCAAGTGTGCAAACGTACAAATTCAGCAGAGGACCGTcttatttccccccccctccactgcAACTTGGGGTCAAATTGCAAAGAAACGTTCACAATTCCCACCCGCTGTCCTTGCCTGTGAACTCCACACTCCATAATGTGAAATCTCGTTAAGGCGTCGTCGAGGGAGGAGAAGCATATCAATTTCATACggctctcgtttttttttttttttctttctctttctttctttatcctGGTCCTGACTTCAGAGCGGCCCAACGGCGGTGCTTCCAAGCCTGGAGGCTCCTTCCGTGTCTGCAGCGGAAGGAGAGGGAGCGCGAGGAGCGGCGGGAGAGGCTTTGCAGGAAGGTGGCTGAGGTGCTGCCCACTTTCTGGTCACgtcctctgtgaaaaaaaaagcccggCGGGCTGAGGAAGTCGCAGACGCCTCGGCCGCGCGGCACGTCGTCAATCATTTATTGAGAAGTAAATAACGGACACGCTGTCGAAGCCGTACAATGTCAGGGAGTCCCAAGTGGTGTTGCATCAACCGTAGAGAGACAACGAAGaatcttcaatttttttttttcggggggtcaAAACTGACATTCTTCTCAACATTGTCCTTCTTTCCTTTAGTATACTAGGACATGGATCTTAATTACAAAATGAAGCAAAAGTTGTGTAGCAACAGCCTAAAGTTGTTTGTAGTTTCCACATAGTGTGCGTGTTACCAACTTGTTACGACTTGTGCTGTCTGATTgaagttattgttattatattgtTGTTCCTTTCTTCAATGTGCTAGTGATGGCAGTTTTCGCAACAAGTCTTGAATCGctagattcatccatccattttcttttgccacttatcctcacaagggtcacggggggcgatggagcccatcacagctgtcaacgggcaggaggagaggtacaccctgaaccggttgccggccaattggagggcacgtcgagacaaacagctgcactcggcaatcacacctatgggcaatttagagtgtccaattaatgttgggcggcacggtgggctcagctggtaaagcgttggcctcacagttctaaggacccgggttcgataccggccccgcctgtgtggagtttgcacgttctccccgtgcctgcgtgggttttctccggtttcctcccacatcccaaaaacatgcaacaaaccagttcagggtttaccctgcctcctgcccgttgacagcaggggtaggctccagcactccacgcgaccctcgtgaggataagcggtaaagaaactggatggatggaattaatgctgcatgtttttgggatgtgggaggagtgctacaggagtgcctggaaagaacccacgcaggcacggggagaacatgcaaaccccacacaggtgggggcaggatcgaacccgggtcctcagaactgtgaggccaacactttcccagctgagccaccgtgccgccctcgcTAGAATCAATTCGGCCCCGAGGTTCAACTATACTGACGGTTCCCtccatctcttccacagagtGGTCAAGCATCTCGAATTTTCCCACAACTGATTTACGAGTCATCAATAAACGCGACGTGTTTTTGCAAAATAGGATGAGATCCAGAATGTAATTATTCATATATTCGTACCTGTCttctgctgaaaaaaaaataaaatactgtgaCTACGTGTGGCGGTGGCGGTATGCCGATCCAGCTTCATCCCTACAGCGTGACGGCTGTTGAACTGGCTGACTTTGCTGCGTCACTCGTCGCCTGGGCTGCCTGGATGGcactggggaggggggggggggggggcagaaaagaCAATGCTCAGTGATGAAAGGAAAAAGTGAAGATGGCTGATTGATGAAAACTGTGTGGAAAGTGAACATTACAGTGAATggatacaaagaaaatgtgacatCAGTGCTTGTGGGTGTGAAGGACAGCATTTATTTGCCCTCAATAAGAACACAATTCAAGCCATTATGACAACTCGGAGGCACCGGCGGAATCAATGTCGTACTAGGAACCACCGAATGACATCTGTTAGCTAATAGGACAACTTCGGCATACTCATAGGACAAAGATGTCTAATGACGCAAAATACAGTAGTTCACGTGTGTGCTACTAGTACTTGTGCCATCGAGGGACaagcattcattttcaaaagacTTTTTGAGACGTGGTTGTCGTACATTATGGAAAACATTCAATATTCTTGATATCCAGCTCATATACTAGTACACTCTTTATCCTCACTACCGAGACAAATCAAGCTACCAGAAGAACGACAATGTCTGACgagtaaaaacattttccactgaTATACCTTCtgcagggcggcacagtggattacctggaaagtgttggcctcacagttctgaggtccctggtttgatcccagactcgcctgtgtggagtttgtgtgttctccccgtgcctgtgtgggttttctccgggcactcgggtcatctcccacatcccaaaaacaggacactctaaattgcgcctaggtgtgattgtgagtgcgactgttgtctgtctccatgtgccctgcgattgcctggcaactagttcagggtgtacaccgcctcctgcacgatgacagctgggataggctccagcactcgcgacccttgtgaggataagcggctaagaaaatggatggatggatgccatctGCACACCAGTGGGGCAACTTTGGTATAATAGGAGAAAGGGAAAACTACTTAATGGGTATTTGGGAGCTACTGGGAGAGTGGATGATGCTACTAGTGCATGACAAATGCCTACCTGTTACTAGTGCAGCACAGTAGCAAGGTTTAAAAGCATACCGGCAGGCACCAgtcgtggaaaaaaatatgaatagtgAGACAGTCATTCTACTAGTGGGCTGTGTTATTAGTGAAAACAAAGAGTGTACTTGTACATGGATAACCGCTGTCAAGGATCTCAAATACCTGTAAAAAGTCAACCGGCTTTCTCACAGCACTGAAGGAGCGCAACCAAGCCCAAGCGAGCTTGCAAGGCACAATGCTGTCCTCCAGTGGACCAAAAGCAGAACAGCGACGGCGCGCTTACACGTGCGTCCGTTGGTCCGacatggtcaaaaactccacccaGTTGGCGCACAGGCCCCGCGAGTGGACGCCGGTCGCCACCACGAGCCCGCACAGGGCCCGGCGGCCGGAGCGCTCCCTGACGGCGGCGCGCGCCTCACGCTCCGTCACGTTGTGGCTGATGTTGAGCAGCTGCGTCAGCAACAGGTGGAGGAGGCCGAACGTCACCGCTGCGCAGTACCAGGCGCACGTGAAGCACAGGGCGGtactggaaaaaaacacaagatggTGCCGGTGAGTGACATTAAATTTGCATTGCGTAAAATTGATTTAATTGGAAACATTTTGGTGACTAGTGGGTTCCATATCTCCCTCTACAGTTCtgtttgctgcttatcctcacgagtcacgtcaacaggcaggaggcagggtacaccctgaactggtcgccagccaatcgcagggcacatggagagaaacaactgcagtcataatcacacctaggggcaatttagagtgtccaattaatgttgcatgtttttgagacgtgagagaaaacccattcaggcacggggaaaacatgcaaattccacacaggcgggaccgggatcaaacccgggtcctcagaactgtgagccaatgccctaccggctgatccaccgtgccggcaaGGGAGAACACTGTTccaagaggggggaaaaaatgcttttagaaaatggatggatgtgtcttTATGGTTGCTTGGACCCCAACACcggtcgtcatggtaacaaaaactAGTACAATTGGCCCAGCATAATATGAGGGGGATGTCTAGCTCCTTAataaaatatgatcaaaaacgTGGCTTTAAACATTGCCTGTATGGTTAATTAGTTTTTCCACTAGCAACAAAAGGAGTATACATCATttttcacgttttgttttttttggggggaacctGTATTGCTCGTAGACTCCCGGGCAGTAGAACAGGGCGGTGAGGACGTTTTGCTCAGGGCACACACTCGTCAGCACCAGGCCGATCCCGTACAAGGACGTAGACAAGAACGTGAGGAGCGTCAACAGGAAGCTGCGGTGGTTAGCCCGGCCCACGCAGCTGTCGATCCTGAGCCGGCAACCGTTTTGTGGGGTGGGCGCGAAGAGATCATTGGGGGTTGGGGATACACAAACAAAGGAGACACAAAGGATACACACTCAAGGAGTTAAGTGTGCTAAATACTTTCAAATACTGCACCATTAATGTGAATCATGATAATGTGGTCGCAGAAGTGCACAGCCTCTTGTAATTAGTTGCCCTGCGagtggccggcaaccagttcagggtgtaccacgcttcctgacagctgggagaggctccagcactccccgcgacgctcgtgaggataagcgactgggaaaatggatgggtggacattCAAATATAATAAATCAGCACACACCTTCCAGTATTTGACATGCCTGTGACTTATCCCAAATAATGTACAACCGGTCTATTCTGAACACAAAATCATCAGTtctaagagggtgtgcacatttTCGCAACCACATTACCGCAGTTATTTTTAACGtgacttttgaatttttttttcttcaattaatgttgatCAGGTCATAGGTCACAAAGTTGGGAAaatgctctttaaaaaaaaaaattgaagtgagAAAAGTGGAATGTTCACCGGTACCCACCAGACGCAGTGGTGGTCAAGACGCAGCACGCACACCCCGCATATGCGACAATGTCCCGCCCTGGGGGGCCGCACCACCTGGCACACGGAACACCAGTTCTTCCGGCCGTCGCCGCCCTCTTGCGCCCGCCCCGACTCCTCTTGGCGAACAGGATCAATATCTTGGTTTGGCTTCACGACGCCAGGGCCTCTCTTGGTGCACGCCAGGCCCACCAGGGTGAGGAGGACCCCCGTGGTCACCGCGGCGACCTGAACGGGCCCGATGCCCCCGCGCGGTACCACTTTGGAGACGAATATATAGTACATGTAGGCCAAGGAGAAGAGTGCCAGgctgaggaaaaaaagcgtCCGGGCTTTCTTCCGGTGAGTGAAGTAGTAGTACCACAGGACCAAGACCGGCAGAGTGATCAGAACCGCCACGCCGACCAGGAAGTGGAACGCAGCGAGGTGCAGCAGCGCCGGGAGGAGGAGCAGAGGAGGAATGACGGACAGGTCTACTCTGCGGGCGCCGCCCCGGAGCCACGGGACGCGGAATCGGTCCCCGATGTCGGCGGCCACGCGGGACAGCGACTCTGGATTCTGAGGCTCCCGCTTAAAAAACCTGAAAACCAACAGCGACGTGTTTTTATCTGCTCATTTGGCGTTaaaggtttactgtcaaactaaacatcaaacaaccAGAATGGCGCCTCTATTTAAACAACCGCAAggcttatacagtgaagaaagtatttgaacaccctgctatatataatctaaaaaaaaaataaaaatccagaaatcaccatgtatgacttttttgaacaatttgtgtgataaagctgcaaataagtatttgaacacctgagaaaaccaatgttaatatttggtacagtggcccttgtttgcaattacagaggtcaaacgtttcctgtagttgttcaccaggtttgcaaacactgcgggagggattttggcccactcctctacgtAGATCCTttctagatcagataggtttctaggttgtcgctgagaaaaacGGAGTTTCtgctcccgccaaagattttccattggatttatttctggagactggctgggccacaccagaaccttaatatgcttcttacggagccgctccttggttttccgGGCAGTGTGAttcgggtcgttgtcatgttgaaagaccctgccacgacccgtcttcaatgctctgactgagggaaagatgttgtcccccaaaatctcacaatacatggccgcggtcgtcCTCGCCTTAATAcagtcctgtcccgtgtgcagaaaaactcccccaaagcatgatggtaccaccccatgcttcacagaagggatggtgttcttgggatgaaggtggacttttaaaggcggactaacaggtctttgatgatcagaattctagctgagagacaggtgttcaaatacttattttgtagctgtatcacacaaataaatcgtaaaaaaaaaataataattcattgtgatttctggattctctctctcacagtagacatgcacctaagacgaaaatttcagacccctccatgatttctaagtgggagaacctacaatctagcagggtgttcaaagacttattttcttcactgtattgccGTCGTCCGGCGTACCTGTCGCAGGCGTCATCCAGGTCCTCGCAGTCGCAGCAGCAGGCCGCCACGTGGCTGCGCTCGCCGTGCCTGTTGACGTACTCGCAGCAGCACAGACGTTCATCGTCGTCCCGCCTCCTCTTCATGACTGACAGCTGCACAAACGGAGAAATagggatttattcattttatttatattgcgGCAATTAACAGAAtttatctcaaggcactttAATCAGCGAGCAGGTCAAAAAGCGCACTTCTCATACATGAATCTTTAAACCTTTTCACTTATTTCTACACTGCACCACACCTCATCAGCGCCATTTTAGCCTGTTTGAATCCCATCCTGTCTAAAGTAAATTAATATCATACAGCGCACAAACGGGTTTCCTCTGAAAGTTTTTTCTCGCCTAGATGGGGAGCGTTTAGACCAGTGCCTGTTAAGAACTTTGAGAATCTTGCCGCACCAGGCGTTAACGTCAGCTAGGATTGACAGCAGGCTAATGGCTAATGTTTGCTAACCTTGAGGATCCACATACCTGTATATTCTCTGTCTGTGTCTTACACTCTGCTTGTTTCTCCCTCTCAGTATCTTCTAGTGTCTGTTCTATGCCCTCTCCCTGACAACCAGGTTCTCCCAAGCCCTCCGGCTCTCCCTCCTTGGTGCTCTCAACTTGTTCCTCTTCAGTTCTCTCAAAACTTGGCTCAGTCTCCCTCATTATCTGTCTTCATTGTGAAGAAACGACCGGTTATGTcccttttttctccattgtgaactacatacaaaaagaaATGGAGATGCAACACAGTATTTCAGAAACACTGACTGTAAATGACATTTGTTAAGATTGGTTACTCTGGATATGAGCATAAAAACCGATACCgaaatatatacaataaaaaaactttaaaatggcGGTTGTTACGCGCTGTCTAGTATCACTCACGTGCGTTTTCGGTTGCTATGGGGGAGCGTCCTAGCAACCGTTACTTCTGTCACGAGTTTCTTTCTGTTGGCGAAACCAGTTCAAATAATGCCAAAATGCATAGCGCATAACATTTTCTTTATGGTTTCCCAACAAAGAGCTGCCGACAGCGGTAACTTCCTGTACTTCAGCCACAGCCACGCAATCAAAATGCGACTAAGAAAAGATCAAAGGACTTCGGAACTTTCCCTTCCCGTGTTGTGAAGCTCGGACTTTTGAACACTTTTACCATTAACGATACTTGGCGAAATGTTTATTAGTCCATTTAAATTTTTCTATTTTGTACCAATAATGTCCAAAACTGTGGAATACAAACATACCGTAACATTGAGCTGCTGCTACATGTCGGTACGCCTCTCGAGGAAACAGTGGTCCTTTCCGGTGTAGCATGGGTGGCGGAAGTCACCTGGCGCCTTAATAAGTTTTAATCATTGAATTATGAGTATGATTTAATTGGAGTTTTTGGAATCCtggtgttattattttttttgcagtaatgGTTTGTAACAGAGAACTCTAGTTTTTCTCTCCTCCTGTGTGGCTTACTGATGACGTAATTGTAATGCGCCTTGCCTCCAGGGACTACAATGCATGGGCGCAGGTGCAATGATTATACAACGTATTTGAAGAATTTCCATAGGCTAATTATTTTCCTAAAATTCCAACATTTGTCTTGAAATATTAGAATGGGGTTCacaaatgttcctttttttttacttttgtttcaaaaaatcttttttactGTCCCCTTtgaaacaaattttatttttaaaatcttaattCAGCTTGATatgaaaattgttttgattaCAGGAATCATTGTTTACTGATCAGGGAAAGAAGTGCACGTATGtgttcaaaaaaagaaagtgaaggCAACAACAGTGTGCAGCAAATTAAGCATTTATGATGTGCAAAGTACAGCGACGCTTCTAAGAAAACTGTCAGGTAGATgtgtatgaaaatataaaaatgcaaaatataaacCAAAACTCGAATGATCCAATTtatttcaagaaataaaaaaaaaaataaaaacatcccaGGCTCGAGGCCtgtgtgcaaaaaaattaaaacaattgtaAACAAAAGACTTAAATAATTCACTTGTCcgtcaataaaacaaaataaaatatttacatttggtgTCGTGTGCAACTCGCACAAAAGGCACATTTCAAGAGGTCAGTCGATATCAATAAAAACACGACGACGGTGTTTAGCACCCGCCGTGCGTCACTGTGAAGCCGCCGTTTGATTGGCCGACGGAAAGTTCTGCTGGAGCAGCATCAGAGAGCGGCGGAGCTGTGAAGAGACAAGTATTTTAATCATAACATAcatgaaatatatttcaaaatgctTCTGCTCggtcaaacaaaaatacatttgcctTCTGAAATGACCAAACTTCATGAAATTTCAACTTATGGGtccagcaacacatgtagatagacaataaaacaaaaaccacagGCATACATTCTTTCttctcagttaaaaaaaaatatttctgaaacATATAGTGTgctatttttcaatacaataccTTTTTATGTGGGATTTACGTTTCATTACAAAGTGGGAGCTACCTGGTCTAAAACGTTGATGGAGTCCTGCAGCACGGTTCTGAGCAGCTGCGCCTCCTCTCTGCTCCTGAACGGCGAACCCGGTCTGGGCGCGTACTCTGGCGGCGCGCTGTTTACGACACGCAGCGGCGCGATGAtaaacatggggaaaaaaaaaaacgca contains:
- the zdhhc23b gene encoding palmitoyltransferase ZDHHC23-B isoform X1, which encodes MRETEPSFERTEEEQVESTKEGEPEGLGEPGCQGEGIEQTLEDTEREKQAECKTQTENIQLSVMKRRRDDDERLCCCEYVNRHGERSHVAACCCDCEDLDDACDRFFKREPQNPESLSRVAADIGDRFRVPWLRGGARRVDLSVIPPLLLLPALLHLAAFHFLVGVAVLITLPVLVLWYYYFTHRKKARTLFFLSLALFSLAYMYYIFVSKVVPRGGIGPVQVAAVTTGVLLTLVGLACTKRGPGVVKPNQDIDPVRQEESGRAQEGGDGRKNWCSVCQVVRPPRAGHCRICGVCVLRLDHHCVWIDSCVGRANHRSFLLTLLTFLSTSLYGIGLVLTSVCPEQNVLTALFYCPGVYEQYSTALCFTCAWYCAAVTFGLLHLLLTQLLNISHNVTEREARAAVRERSGRRALCGLVVATGVHSRGLCANWVEFLTMSDQRTHVAIQAAQATSDAAKSASSTAVTL
- the zdhhc23b gene encoding palmitoyltransferase ZDHHC23-B isoform X2; amino-acid sequence: MRETEPSFERTEEEQVESTKEGEPEGLGEPGCQGEGIEQTLEDTEREKQAECKTQTENIQLSVMKRRRDDDERLCCCEYVNRHGERSHVAACCCDCEDLDDACDRFFKREPQNPESLSRVAADIGDRFRVPWLRGGARRVDLSVIPPLLLLPALLHLAAFHFLVGVAVLITLPVLVLWYYYFTHRKKARTLFFLSLALFSLAYMYYIFVSKVVPRGGIGPVQVAAVTTGVLLTLVGLACTKRGPGVVKPNQDIDPVRQEESGRAQEGGDGRKNWCSVCQVVRPPRAGHCRICGVCVLRLDHHCVWIDSCVGRANHRSFLLTLLTFLSTSLYGIGLVLTSVCPEQNVLTALFYCPGVYEQYSTALCFTCAWYCAAVTFGLLHLLLTQLLNISHNVTEREARAAVRERSGRRALCGLVVATGVHSRGLCANWVEFLTMSDQRTHV